TGAAGCACTGCGTgttctttttaatatgaatttggCTGGTATTAAGCCTTCaattgatgtgtttaattttgtattgGGCGCACTTGTGGAAGAGAAGAGAGGGTTTCAAGATGTGGTTTTTGTTTATAAGGAGATGGTGAAAGCAGGAGTGGCACCTAGTATTGATACTTTGAATTATTTGCTGGAGGTTTTGTTTGAGACAGATAGGGTTGATTCTGCTTTGGATCAATATAGGAGAATAAACAAGAAAGGTTGTATTCCTAATAGTAGAACTTTTGAGATAGTAATAAAAGGTCTCATTGCCAAAAATAGAGTTGATGATTCAGTTACCATTTTGCATGAGATGTTGGAACTCGGATGCCTGCCTGAACTGAGATTTTTTAGATCTACAATACTTTTGTTTTGTGGGGAAGATAGACTGCAACAGGGGATAAGGTTGTTTAGGAAGATGAAAGATTCTAATTTTACCCCGGATCCCTTTATTTATGGAGCTTTGATACAATGTTTGTGCAAGCACCTTAGGTTGGATGAGGCAGCAAACCTTCTTGAAGAGATGATGGAAAGTCGGTTAACACctgataataatgtttttgtggATATTGTAAATGGGTTTTGTAAATTAGGGAAGATAAATGAGGCTATTAAGCTCTTGGAAGATAAACATGTGCACGTAACTTCTCCACACAATGCATTGCTCCGATGTTGTTGTGATGCTGATAAATTCTTCATGGCCAAAGGTCTCCTTGAGAAGATGTCTGAGAGAAATATCGATGATTGTGATTCTTGGAACATTCTTATCAGATGGCTTTGTGAGAAGGTGGGAGTGATGAATGCATATGAACTTCTAGGTAGAATGATTATATCTTCTTTGATTCCTGACTGTGCCACATATTCCGCTCTTGTTGCTGGCAATTGTAGATTAAGCAAGTATGAAGATGCTCTACAGCTATTTCTTCAGCTTCATGCCAAGTTCTGGATTTTAGATCCTGCTTCTTACTCTGAGCTAATTGAAGGACTGTGCAGGGGAGAAAAGTATCTAGAAGCTGTTAAAGTGTTTTGCTACATGTCTGAGAACAGATGTTCTCTTCAGTCTTTGTCGTTTAATATGCTGATCGAGGGTGTTTGTAACATGGGAATGCTTAATGAAGCTGTCAGGCTACAATTGTTGGGTTATAATTCTGGCACTTCTTGTTCCAATGCTACATGCAATTATATAATGCTTGGATTGTCTAAATCAGACAAGGGAAAACACATGCTTGCTTTTCTCTCACAAATGTTGGTTCAGGGTACCAATCTTGATATGGAAGCATATTGCATTTTGATACAGAGCATGATTGCACAGAAACAAATAAAGGATTGCACTTTGTTTCTCAATGTGATGGTTAATGAGGGCTTGGTACCTGATTCAGACACATTATATAAGCTACTGTCATGTTTGGCCAATCATTCTCAGTTGTATTTGATATCACTTTCACTTGATAAACTTGTTTCTGACTGTGAAGTTCTAGATTCAGCTATGTATAACATACTTATTAATGGTCTGTGGAAAGAGGGCAACAAAAATGAGGCTCATCGACTGTTAGACTTGATGCTGGAGAAGGGTTGGGTCCCAGATTCTATGACCCATGGATTGTTGATTGGCTCTGGTAATAGGGAGGGGACAGGTAAGGGGAAATTGACATATATTGATAGCATCAAAGATAGTGTTAGTGACATTCTAGTCGAGGGATTGGGGGAAACATGAATCTGCATTCACTGAATGCCTTTTTTAAGGTGAATGGAATGCTAAGTACTTCCCCTTCCTTTCATATGTGGCAATTCTGCCAAGACGTCTTTGTTAGTTGGAGGAATAATTTGCGAGCCACATACTAGCTGAGGGATTGGGTGTAACATGAATCTGCATCCACTGAATTTTGGAAAGATAGAAGATCTCAATTTTTGACTCATTGCTGAGCCCAAATGGTCAGCCTGCAAAGGTAATTTTTTGTCTTTGTGAtgatatttcttattttctcttatgaatctgttattctttattttcttgttgtatTTTCTACTTCCATGCTATTCAATTTTTGCAtctaaaatatccaaaaaactCTTCATTTTGATAGTGTTGCATGGCCTGCTTCTATCAATCACAAATGTGGGTCACCTTTCCCATCCAGATGAgggtctctttctctctctcttgtgtGTGACaagaaaatttgtatttttccatTAGTAACTAGATAGAATGTAGACTTTTCTGAAGCAAATATCATAAACTGGGtggttaattttattgtttccctAGTAGGGAAACCTGTGGCATTTTGTACACTgttttcatcttcatcttcatcttgaACATCATCTATACTATTTTTTGGCTTCATCTGATGCCATGGAGTCGTGTACACCCACACTTGCTGAGAAtcacctcttttcttttctttttgatgaaAGTACACAACTCAAAAAACTGTGGTCCTTTTTACAGAACAAAATTTTGTAGAATTTctaccttaataaaaaaaagttattgcatAAACGGCATCTTATGTTCTAAAAAGAACTCAGAATCAATCTGCATTTGCATTTTTTGCCTTCTTATTCACTATAATTCTAATGTGGACTAGCAACTCATGACCAGGGCAATTCGCACATGATAGATGGACTAATCACTATGggttgttttgatgttttcaggTGCCTTGGAAGGTGACTGCAAATAGGAGAGATGATGGATCTTTAGAGCTAGGTAAATTGatcttctctctttatattttttcgcTTTTGCATTGAATGAAATGATTGAGTTTCTCCGGTTTTCTCAAGTATCATTGCTTGGTGAGTTTGTTCTTTTTATCTGGGATTTTGCCATGACAATAAATAATTAGTGCCAATTTCTTTATATGCTTGATTTGATGGTTATTCACCTCCAACTTTTTGAGGCCATTTGAATGCCTGATTTGAAGATTCTttacctggtttttttttttttcaaatttccacTTGATTTTTGTGCTATTTTGGTAGTTTTAACTTGTGCATTCTTTTGGTTACCTAAGTAATGTTCTTATGCATACAATGGTGGCTTTCAAGGTCCCAATTTCTCATTGGCtgttgtttttatcatttcattgttTTGGTTTCTTCAATTCTTACTacctcttttttccttttcttcttctttcttttctcctctgCTTTGTCTGCATTCGCAGTAGTTTTATCCATTTTGGGGGGGAAGGGGGTTGTTTATTGTCATTGTATTTTGTAAATTGCCTAGTTATCATGTCATTATTAAGATTCATTAGTGGTCAAGAGGAAGGggttgtttaaatttttagcaaattCATTTgcttgtaaatttatttttggtgtttggTTGGCTGTCTAATTAGGTAAATTATGTTTCCCTCTTGTTGCTTGATTTGGATCCGTTTATGTTATTGTGCTAATTTAGTTTCCCTTGGTAATTTGTCTATTTTGCCTAAAACAGCAGGTTGCCAGAGCCTAAATCTACAATCACCACGattttaaaattgcattttttttgtttc
This window of the Populus trichocarpa isolate Nisqually-1 chromosome 13, P.trichocarpa_v4.1, whole genome shotgun sequence genome carries:
- the LOC7465210 gene encoding pentatricopeptide repeat-containing protein At1g63330, producing the protein MLSPSTLSKAIPKWLNLKSFISSVSCTNAIQINPEINQNAPNITDFDAKIQSLRNKLCPDYLIKVLKSTSDINSAVKLFKWASLQRRFNHTDDTYYWIIFKLGMAENVEEMEGFCQNMVKDRCPGVEDVLLSLVDAFVRNCRLNEALRVLFNMNLAGIKPSIDVFNFVLGALVEEKRGFQDVVFVYKEMVKAGVAPSIDTLNYLLEVLFETDRVDSALDQYRRINKKGCIPNSRTFEIVIKGLIAKNRVDDSVTILHEMLELGCLPELRFFRSTILLFCGEDRLQQGIRLFRKMKDSNFTPDPFIYGALIQCLCKHLRLDEAANLLEEMMESRLTPDNNVFVDIVNGFCKLGKINEAIKLLEDKHVHVTSPHNALLRCCCDADKFFMAKGLLEKMSERNIDDCDSWNILIRWLCEKVGVMNAYELLGRMIISSLIPDCATYSALVAGNCRLSKYEDALQLFLQLHAKFWILDPASYSELIEGLCRGEKYLEAVKVFCYMSENRCSLQSLSFNMLIEGVCNMGMLNEAVRLQLLGYNSGTSCSNATCNYIMLGLSKSDKGKHMLAFLSQMLVQGTNLDMEAYCILIQSMIAQKQIKDCTLFLNVMVNEGLVPDSDTLYKLLSCLANHSQLYLISLSLDKLVSDCEVLDSAMYNILINGLWKEGNKNEAHRLLDLMLEKGWVPDSMTHGLLIGSGNREGTGKGKLTYIDSIKDSVSDILVEGLGET